TAATAGTCTCCCATGAGGAGGCGAAAATGACTCAAAAGAAGAAATGGTCGGCAGCGAAGAAGTTTGAAATCGCTTTATTGGCTATAAAGGGCGAAACAACCCTCAATGAAATTTGCAAGCACTATCAGGTAGCCCCCAGCCAAATACATGCCTGGAAAAAAGAGCTTTTAAGCCGCGGAGCTGAATTGTTTGGCAAAGAAGGTAAAACAAAAAAAACCAATCTGAA
The genomic region above belongs to Gammaproteobacteria bacterium and contains:
- a CDS encoding transposase; protein product: MTQKKKWSAAKKFEIALLAIKGETTLNEICKHYQVAPSQIHAWKKELLSRGAELFGKEGKTKKTNLNHEDAQRKLYEKIGQLTVERDFLKKGWERFQGNKDED